The following are encoded in a window of Sphingobium sp. AP49 genomic DNA:
- a CDS encoding discoidin domain-containing protein, translated as MSNAVIVKPLAFAAASAGSTAAGYDPAFVGNDHMGVVWKSATGAASQALTIDMGANVTIDTILLLGCTGALAGWTLKVEAATSAQGATFPAGSWVGAALPFLAGSAMPVSGRGRAIWFAPASPPPASRYWRLTIGGLANAAATVARLVMGRKIQLQRNFQFGAAFGVRDMSNVDFSVRGVLLRRRGVKLRSVAVTFGSVYKDEVEAVVHPLIEEIGISEPIALIIDPDDDAQRQNRIWFGPLVGDLGTVWAKPGGFEWRASLVGLNA; from the coding sequence ATGAGCAATGCAGTGATCGTGAAGCCGCTGGCCTTTGCGGCCGCAAGCGCCGGCTCCACGGCGGCCGGCTATGATCCGGCCTTTGTCGGCAATGACCATATGGGCGTCGTGTGGAAAAGCGCGACCGGCGCGGCCAGCCAAGCGCTGACGATCGACATGGGCGCCAATGTCACGATCGACACCATCCTGTTGCTGGGCTGCACCGGCGCCCTGGCCGGCTGGACGCTGAAGGTCGAAGCGGCAACATCTGCGCAAGGTGCCACCTTCCCCGCTGGTTCATGGGTTGGCGCCGCCCTGCCCTTCCTCGCCGGCAGCGCCATGCCGGTCAGCGGACGCGGGCGGGCCATCTGGTTTGCGCCCGCCTCGCCGCCGCCGGCATCGCGCTATTGGCGCCTGACCATCGGCGGGCTGGCCAATGCGGCCGCGACCGTGGCGCGCCTGGTCATGGGCCGGAAAATCCAGCTCCAGCGCAATTTTCAGTTCGGTGCGGCCTTTGGCGTTCGCGACATGAGCAATGTCGATTTCTCGGTGCGCGGGGTGCTGCTGCGCCGACGCGGCGTCAAGCTGCGATCGGTCGCCGTCACCTTCGGCTCGGTCTACAAGGATGAGGTCGAGGCTGTGGTGCATCCGCTGATCGAGGAAATCGGCATCAGCGAACCGATCGCCCTGATCATCGATCCGGACGATGACGCCCAGCGACAGAACCGCATCTGGTTCGGCCCGCTGGTCGGCGACCTGGGCACGGTCTGGGCAAAGCCGGGCGGCTTTGAATGGCGCGCCAGCCTGGTGGGGCTGAACGCATGA